The region ATAGACATTCTACACCTCCATCGTCCTCTATAACGGGTCATTGACAGCTATCAAaatcaccttcctcctccaataCTGGCGCATTCTCGGGACACCACAGATGAGaaaggtggtgatgtttgctGGAATCATTGTTGCCTTGTGGTCCATCTCCCAACTACTCGTCGTTATCTTCACCTGCACGCCCATCGAGAGGTTTTGGCTGCCAGAAACGCCGGGAACTTGCATTCCCAACCTGCCTTTCTGGTATATCAATGCGGCCGGCAACATTGTTACCGATGTTATCGTTTTTGTCGTTCCTTTGCCAGCTCTTAGTAAGCTGAACCTGAAGAAGAACCAAAAGGTCGCATTGATCGGTATCTTTTGCTTGGGTTTCTTTGTGAGTCCCTCTCGCGTCTCACCGCTCTTCTCACATTTTGCTGACCTTTTGGCTACAGACCTGCGCCATCTCCGTTATCCGCATCCAGTACCTCCGCCTCAGCGAGGATGTCACATGGGACAACGTCGCCTCCTCATGCTGGTCCGTCGGTGAGCTCTGCTCCGGCATCACCTGTGCCTGCCTCCCTACTCTCCGCCCTCTCGTCGCCAAGGTCTTTCCCTCTATGAACTCGAGCAACGACAGCTACGGCAGCTATCAAAAGTCCTCCGGCCGTGATGGGACGGCCCCAAGCAAGAGCAAGAGATCCCGCAACGAGACAGGGAGCACGAGGAGCATCATCTACCCCGAGGATGTGGAGCTCCAGAGCGATGACAGGTCAGACAAGGAGGTCAGGGTGGACAGGGTGGAGGACCACGCGCAGTATGGGAATGCGGTGAGCAAGCTCAAGCTGGGTCTCAAGCCTTCGGTCACTACGGAGATCAAGGTTGGGACACCTGGGCCGACTTCTTCGAGACCGGTACCGAGTTCGCAGTGGGGTAGGGGGATCGAGGTGAAGCATGATTTGGTTGTTACCAAGGAGGGGTTCTaagtttcttttgttttgttgttgttcctGTACAAAAAAGGTTTTGCTCTGGTAATAGATGGATGGGATATGTTAGGAACGAGGATTATACCCGGTGGGCTGTGTCAAAGTACACGATGGACCAGTTACGAAATGTAAAACAgtaaaatgaaaaaaaaaaaaaaacagttCAGAATACCCTCACACTGATAGTAGTAGTTAATCGGTGTAGTTGGTGTTGTAAGCGAACCGTGCCGCTCCCGTTCCCAACAACATCAGCCACATCGGCGTGGAGTGACGCTATTGGGGCGAGTATAGATAGAGTGGCATCCTTCCCGTGGGCCTGTGCCGCAGTATATTGTGACCCGGTACACGGTCTTGGTGTCGTACTGTGTGGTAGGTCGCTTAGGTAGGTATTCAGGATGGTGTATAGAAACACGAAAAGGTCAAAGCGGCACCCTCATTTATTTCACACGTCATCTAACTCTCCAAAGGTTCCTTCAAAGCCAAAGCACCTAGACCATCGGGAAAGGACCGACTCAAGCTATGAAGTCACTGCCCCTGTAGTCGTCCACAACAGAGTCAAAATCTACGCCACCGATCCTCTACAACATCCACTAGAGCCACACACTGCacagccttttttttctagtCATATCATCATTTTCCATTCATCTATCATCGGGCATTTCCCAAAATCCAAACCAGGGTATCGCTCATTCAAAACCATTGCTCTCCCCCGATCTAGTACTTGTACCtatcctctccctccctcttctgAAACTTATTCAACAACCAATATTGCGCATTCGCCACGATCGACATGAAAAGCGAAGCTGAGCAAAGCGCAACAATAATCGTCCACCCAGTCCTATAAACAGGCGCATCATGCGCCTGGAAGATTTGCGAGCCAGCAATACCAGCAATGTTCGCACCCATGACAAAGATAGCCATAGTGATGGAGCGCTCGCCGGCAGATCTGGCGTTGAGGGAGAGCCAGGCTCCGTTGACGGCGTCTGAATCATATCTGTCAGTGATGTCGACTGGAAATGAGATGGGGGGGTAACATACGCCAATTGGCCATAAAAGCAGTAGCCATAGTCAAGAAACCGAACCGGAGGTCTCTATTAGGGGAGGTGATCAGGAGGCGGTTTCCAAGCTGGAAGACCCAGAGACCCAAGACACCAAGGAACACCATCAGCCCTCTCTTGCTGTACTTATCCGCGAGCCAGCCccagaggaggttgaggaccAAGAGAATCCATGCGCCGATTGTCATCATGGCGTTGGACTGCAGTCTGCCGTAGCCGAAGCCGATGACGAGGGTGGGGGCATAGGCACCCAGGGCATGAGCGGAAGCCATTccgaggatggtggtgagaaagtGAGGGAGGATGCGCCAGTTGGTGAACTGTTGTTTTCGGTTAGTCTTGGTTGCTGGCCCAGGTGAGATTGGCCGGACTTACAGTATCCTTCACTTCACCCCAGCTGACATTTTGTCTAGGCTGGAGCTTGGACGGGTCGTCCTTGAAGACGCGTGCTTGCAGAATCGCAGACTCTCTCTCGGTGAAGTAGCGGAAGCTCTTGCCTGCGATCAAGGATCTTGGGTTGGCTGGGGACTGGGGGAAAAaggcgatgaagatgaggcCGACGACAATGGTAAAGAGGCCTTCGAGAAGGAACAGCCATTGCCACCCAGAGAGACCGGCAATACCTCTCATGTGCAAACTGTAGATAAGGTCAGAAAAGTTTCAAATAAGACGGTCAACATGCAGAACATACATTCCATAAGCAATGAGACCTGAGCAAGCGCCGGCAAAGAGGTTACCGAGGAAGTAGTAGGAGAACCGCCTCGAAATCTCACTGCGCTTGTACCACCGGGTCATGGTGTAAAGACCGGCAGGAATAAAACCAGCTTCACAGAGACTGTAATATCAAGATTAGTCTCTCTTTCAATGTGGCATATCCCGAGGTAGCAGGGACATACCCAAGAAGCAATCTGGTCGTCAGATATGGCCCCAAGCCCTTTCCCTTGATAAAGGCTTGAAAGGTAGCGACTGCACCCCAGGCAAGAATCTGGCTGCCAATCCATAGGGTTGGGCCAACACGATATAGGATGATGTTGCTGGGAATCTATGACTTGTTAGTCTG is a window of Podospora pseudopauciseta strain CBS 411.78 chromosome 1, whole genome shotgun sequence DNA encoding:
- a CDS encoding hypothetical protein (COG:S; EggNog:ENOG503P25G), with the protein product MSDTFTPPQGLAPEMYESRAGVVIAVVAVCLTTATTAVGLRSYSRATLIRQFGMDDWAAIVALLLAMGSGIMVASNTIYGHGKHIAVVDGSQLWKYFRTFYTSIVLYNGSLTAIKITFLLQYWRILGTPQMRKVVMFAGIIVALWSISQLLVVIFTCTPIERFWLPETPGTCIPNLPFWYINAAGNIVTDVIVFVVPLPALSKLNLKKNQKVALIGIFCLGFFTCAISVIRIQYLRLSEDVTWDNVASSCWSVGELCSGITCACLPTLRPLVAKVFPSMNSSNDSYGSYQKSSGRDGTAPSKSKRSRNETGSTRSIIYPEDVELQSDDRSDKEVRVDRVEDHAQYGNAVSKLKLGLKPSVTTEIKVGTPGPTSSRPVPSSQWGRGIEVKHDLVVTKEGF
- a CDS encoding hypothetical protein (EggNog:ENOG503NUZJ; COG:G), which gives rise to MQEVDHHFPRRLFKCSAFSFALSVSLFCLILFVIPVDTKMADEKQLEKVTVSSASQSFTDDDGQEITWTEEEEKALLRRVDFLIMPLLILGFFALQIDRGNIGNAMTDFFMQEVGITQFQFNIGQQLLSTGIVLLEIPSNIILYRVGPTLWIGSQILAWGAVATFQAFIKGKGLGPYLTTRLLLGLCEAGFIPAGLYTMTRWYKRSEISRRFSYYFLGNLFAGACSGLIAYGILHMRGIAGLSGWQWLFLLEGLFTIVVGLIFIAFFPQSPANPRSLIAGKSFRYFTERESAILQARVFKDDPSKLQPRQNVSWGEVKDTFTNWRILPHFLTTILGMASAHALGAYAPTLVIGFGYGRLQSNAMMTIGAWILLVLNLLWGWLADKYSKRGLMVFLGVLGLWVFQLGNRLLITSPNRDLRFGFLTMATAFMANWHAVNGAWLSLNARSAGERSITMAIFVMGANIAGIAGSQIFQAHDAPVYRTGWTIIVALCSASLFMSIVANAQYWLLNKFQKREGEDRYKY